A window from bacterium encodes these proteins:
- a CDS encoding type II toxin-antitoxin system RelE/ParE family toxin, whose translation MRETRHHYRVRVGDYRIIYEVVEESRLIVVHYVRHRKDAYRPR comes from the coding sequence TTGAGGGAGACGAGGCACCATTACCGGGTTCGCGTTGGGGATTATCGGATCATATACGAGGTCGTGGAGGAGAGCCGGCTGATCGTTGTCCACTATGTTCGCCACCGCAAGGATGCTTATCGCCCGCGCTGA
- the gyrB gene encoding DNA topoisomerase (ATP-hydrolyzing) subunit B, whose product MEERDEELRAEPGRDGADSSFVVEVPEEERGDEAYDAESIKVLGDIEAVRERPAMYIGSTDEYGLHHLVYELVDNCVDEAMAGFCTSIKVTIHSDNSVTVSDDARGIPVDWHEGEQKSAAEVVMTTLHAGGKFEAGAYKVSGGLHGVGLSVVNALSEWLELEIKRDGNIYRQSYKRGFPVSELKAVSGTRLHGTKIRFLADRSIFEDTEIQFNTIARRLKNLSYLNRGLRIELEDSRTGKQEVFRTTGGLASFVSDLNRAERRQLLFKPLSFLTHLEDVGIDLAMGYNDGYSSQILSFANNVMTKEGGTHLSGFRAALTKTINAYGQKNKVFKDIKELPSGDDVREGLIAVLSVKLRHPQFEGQTKTKLGNSEVKGIVESAIGEFLRTFLEENPTEARKVAGKVANAARARTAARSARELSRRKSVLESSPLPGKLADCSERDPEKTEILLVEGDSAGGNAKQGRDRTFQAILPLRGKILNVEKVSQDKMLANDAIKTIISALGAGVGNDQFAIDKLRYGRIVIMTDADVDGSHITTLLLTFFFRYMKEIITTGRLFIAQPPLYKVRVGKKETYMRQEKDLERHLLQRGSEGSVLKNDGNELQGKELRAYLRKVAKYSDALNRINQLGLPVKLVDALVELDIKDESVFETSDAANELKSRLKQIVSEQAIDLAVRLLPNDDSGLYEIMVTNHRQPTSRLSRINWFFISSGMYRDYIELKDQLWKLPLVLVANDKEVQIESYDALMDAIKAVGSKGLTIQRYKGLGEMNPDQLWETTMEPAKRTLVQVAVEDALAADELFAMLMGNQIPPRREFIEQNALLVRNLDV is encoded by the coding sequence ATGGAAGAAAGAGACGAAGAGTTGCGCGCCGAACCTGGGCGAGATGGTGCAGATTCGAGCTTCGTGGTTGAGGTTCCGGAGGAGGAGCGAGGAGACGAAGCGTATGACGCAGAGAGCATAAAGGTCCTGGGCGACATCGAGGCGGTTCGTGAACGGCCGGCGATGTACATAGGTAGCACGGACGAGTATGGTCTTCACCATCTGGTTTATGAGCTCGTGGATAACTGCGTTGACGAGGCGATGGCTGGTTTCTGCACCAGCATAAAGGTAACTATCCATTCGGATAACTCAGTGACGGTTTCTGACGATGCGAGGGGTATTCCGGTGGATTGGCACGAGGGCGAGCAGAAGTCGGCGGCGGAGGTTGTTATGACGACGCTGCACGCTGGCGGGAAGTTCGAGGCTGGCGCATACAAGGTTTCTGGTGGGCTTCACGGCGTAGGTCTGTCGGTCGTGAATGCGCTTTCAGAATGGCTTGAGCTCGAGATCAAACGAGACGGGAATATATATCGCCAAAGCTACAAGCGAGGGTTTCCTGTGAGCGAGCTCAAGGCGGTCAGCGGGACCAGATTACATGGGACCAAGATACGGTTTTTGGCTGACAGGAGCATATTCGAGGACACGGAGATACAGTTTAACACTATTGCTCGGCGGCTAAAAAACCTGTCGTATTTGAACCGCGGGCTTCGTATTGAGCTCGAGGACAGCAGGACGGGCAAGCAGGAGGTCTTCCGGACAACGGGAGGTCTTGCCTCGTTTGTTTCGGACCTGAATCGGGCGGAGCGGCGTCAGTTGTTGTTCAAACCACTTTCGTTTTTGACCCACTTGGAGGACGTTGGGATAGACCTCGCTATGGGCTATAATGATGGCTATTCGAGCCAGATTTTGTCGTTTGCGAACAACGTGATGACAAAGGAGGGTGGGACACATCTTTCGGGCTTCAGGGCGGCGTTGACCAAGACGATAAACGCGTATGGTCAGAAGAACAAGGTCTTCAAGGACATCAAGGAGCTGCCGTCCGGGGACGATGTTCGTGAGGGCCTGATCGCCGTGTTGAGCGTCAAGCTTCGACACCCTCAGTTTGAGGGCCAGACCAAGACGAAGCTCGGCAACAGTGAGGTTAAAGGGATTGTCGAGTCGGCGATAGGCGAGTTTCTGCGGACCTTTTTGGAGGAGAATCCCACCGAGGCCAGAAAAGTGGCCGGCAAGGTTGCGAACGCGGCAAGGGCTAGAACCGCGGCAAGGAGCGCGAGGGAACTGTCGAGGCGCAAGAGCGTGCTGGAGTCCAGCCCGTTGCCTGGGAAGCTTGCCGATTGCTCGGAGCGAGACCCCGAGAAGACAGAGATTCTTCTGGTTGAGGGCGATTCGGCGGGAGGAAACGCCAAACAGGGGCGAGATCGCACGTTTCAGGCGATCCTGCCGCTCAGAGGCAAGATACTGAACGTGGAAAAGGTCAGCCAGGACAAGATGCTTGCTAACGATGCGATCAAGACGATCATCTCCGCGCTCGGGGCAGGCGTTGGTAATGACCAGTTTGCGATCGACAAGCTGCGCTACGGTCGGATAGTAATCATGACGGACGCTGACGTTGACGGGTCGCATATCACGACGCTGTTGTTGACGTTTTTCTTCAGGTATATGAAGGAGATCATAACGACTGGTCGCCTGTTTATCGCCCAGCCTCCGCTGTACAAGGTGAGGGTAGGCAAGAAGGAGACGTACATGAGGCAAGAGAAGGACCTCGAGCGGCATCTCTTGCAACGTGGTTCGGAGGGGTCAGTTCTTAAGAACGATGGAAACGAGCTGCAGGGCAAGGAGCTCAGGGCCTATCTTAGGAAAGTTGCGAAGTACAGCGACGCCCTGAATCGCATCAACCAGCTCGGCCTGCCGGTCAAGCTTGTGGACGCCCTTGTTGAGCTTGACATTAAGGATGAGAGCGTTTTCGAGACGAGCGATGCTGCGAATGAGCTGAAATCTCGCCTGAAACAAATTGTCAGCGAGCAGGCGATTGACCTGGCGGTCCGGCTTTTGCCTAACGACGATTCAGGGCTTTATGAGATAATGGTTACGAACCACCGCCAGCCCACTTCAAGGCTCTCGCGGATCAATTGGTTTTTTATCTCGTCGGGGATGTATCGGGACTACATTGAGCTCAAGGATCAGTTGTGGAAGCTTCCCTTGGTGCTCGTGGCGAACGACAAGGAGGTGCAGATCGAGTCTTATGATGCGCTTATGGACGCTATCAAGGCCGTCGGCAGCAAGGGCCTGACTATTCAGCGATACAAGGGCTTGGGCGAGATGAACCCCGATCAGCTTTGGGAGACCACGATGGAGCCAGCTAAGCGAACACTGGTGCAGGTAGCGGTTGAGGATGCTCTTGCGGCTGACGAGCTGTTCGCCATGTTAATGGGGAACCAGATTCCACCGCGGCGGGAGTTCATCGAACAGAACGCGCTTCTTGTTAGGAATCTCGATGTCTGA
- a CDS encoding pitrilysin family protein — MVIEKFVLDNGVTLLSERLEHVKSVSIAVWTSTTPPADWTRDAGVRHFIEHLVFKGTERRSAKDIARAIEGVGGVLDAWTDHEATTFSAKILDKHLGLGVDVLSDLVTAPRFLKRDIELERKVVLDEILRETNDPGSNAFDQYVKDAWPRHPSGMLILGTDQTVRGIDREKVVEYYEKHYVGKNMIVASSGHIDTDRFIEAATAAFGQLPPGNPSDEADFGPPTYMPKRTVYNRKFDHINLCLGMKGLPYDNAYRYEFAVLDTLFGGGISSRLFQEIREKHGLCYSIGTFSIRRRDSGLFAIHSASAEASLRRLVKLIVQELRTLAQDGVTDEEIIQTKEQLKGGLMLALESTYARVMRLVRGQAYFGKVFSLDEICAGVDAVTKDSVNELVRLLFSDGELGITIVGNLDGSVLDKIDLSLS; from the coding sequence ATGGTGATCGAGAAGTTTGTCCTTGATAATGGTGTTACGCTGCTCTCAGAGCGGCTTGAGCACGTCAAATCGGTGTCGATCGCAGTATGGACCAGCACCACACCGCCGGCTGATTGGACGCGGGATGCGGGCGTCAGGCACTTCATAGAGCATCTTGTCTTCAAGGGAACAGAGCGCCGCAGCGCCAAGGACATCGCAAGGGCGATTGAGGGCGTCGGCGGCGTGCTTGACGCCTGGACCGACCACGAGGCGACGACGTTCTCGGCGAAGATACTGGACAAGCACCTGGGCCTGGGTGTGGACGTGCTCTCCGATCTAGTTACGGCGCCTCGCTTCTTGAAGAGGGACATCGAGCTTGAACGCAAGGTCGTGTTGGACGAGATACTCAGGGAGACGAACGACCCGGGCTCAAACGCTTTCGATCAATATGTTAAGGACGCATGGCCGAGGCACCCGAGCGGGATGCTCATCTTGGGCACGGACCAAACCGTCCGAGGCATCGATCGCGAGAAGGTAGTCGAGTATTACGAGAAGCACTATGTGGGCAAGAACATGATCGTAGCGTCCAGCGGGCATATCGACACCGATCGCTTCATTGAGGCCGCCACTGCCGCCTTCGGCCAGCTTCCCCCGGGCAATCCCAGTGACGAGGCAGACTTCGGCCCGCCCACGTATATGCCCAAGCGCACGGTCTATAACAGGAAATTCGATCATATTAACCTGTGTTTGGGCATGAAGGGGTTGCCCTACGATAACGCGTATCGCTACGAGTTTGCGGTCTTGGACACGCTTTTTGGCGGCGGCATCAGCAGCAGGTTGTTTCAGGAGATAAGGGAGAAACATGGGCTCTGCTACTCGATTGGCACTTTTTCGATCAGGAGAAGAGATAGCGGGCTCTTTGCCATCCATTCGGCCAGCGCGGAGGCGAGTCTGCGGCGTCTTGTGAAGTTGATCGTGCAGGAGCTCAGGACGCTCGCTCAAGACGGCGTAACAGATGAGGAGATAATCCAGACCAAGGAACAGTTGAAGGGCGGTCTTATGCTTGCGCTCGAGTCGACCTACGCCCGCGTGATGCGCCTCGTCAGGGGGCAGGCGTATTTTGGCAAGGTATTCTCGCTCGACGAGATCTGCGCTGGCGTAGATGCCGTTACGAAGGATTCTGTCAACGAGCTGGTCCGGCTGCTGTTCTCAGATGGAGAGCTCGGGATCACGATAGTTGGCAATCTCGACGGTTCGGTGCTTGACAAGATCGATCTGTCGCTCTCGTAA